In the genome of Gordonia rubripertincta, one region contains:
- the hpt gene encoding hypoxanthine phosphoribosyltransferase, with translation MQSADPYAADIDAVLITEEQIKQRTVELAHSVASRYTAIEDDLVLIGVLKGAVMFMTDFARALPIPSQLEFMAVSSYGSSTSSSGVVRILKDLDRDIQGRDVLIVEDIIDSGLTLSWLMKNLATRSPRSLEVCTLLRKPEAVRSPVRVADVGFDIPNEFVVGYGLDYAERYRDLPYIGRLKPAVYSS, from the coding sequence GTGCAGTCCGCTGACCCCTATGCCGCTGACATCGACGCTGTTCTGATCACCGAGGAACAGATCAAGCAGCGCACCGTCGAACTAGCCCACTCCGTCGCCTCCCGGTACACCGCCATCGAGGACGACCTGGTCCTGATCGGGGTACTCAAGGGAGCGGTCATGTTCATGACCGATTTCGCGCGCGCCCTGCCGATCCCGTCCCAGCTGGAGTTCATGGCGGTGTCGAGCTACGGCTCGTCGACCTCCTCGTCCGGCGTCGTGCGGATCCTCAAAGACCTCGACCGCGACATCCAAGGCCGCGACGTCCTGATCGTCGAGGACATCATCGACTCGGGCCTCACCCTGTCGTGGCTGATGAAGAACCTCGCCACGCGTTCACCCCGCAGCCTCGAGGTGTGCACCCTGCTCCGCAAGCCCGAGGCCGTCCGGTCGCCGGTGCGTGTCGCCGACGTCGGCTTCGACATCCCGAACGAGTTCGTCGTCGGGTACGGACTCGACTACGCCGAGCGTTACCGGGACCTGCCCTACATCGGGCGCCTCAAGCCCGCGGTCTACAGCAGCTGA
- the tilS gene encoding tRNA lysidine(34) synthetase TilS, with the protein MDSTRAVTRVVADFATTVLDDPHASVCVALSGGADSLALTATAVRAGLDVTALVVDHGLQEGSGHVAARAAESARGLGAAARVLEVRVGTRGGLEAAARDARYGVLDAARDGRPVLLAHTADDQAETVLLGLARGSGARSIAGMRPWKAPWGRPLLRVRRVQTLAVCTELGLVVHHDPHNRDPRFTRVRLRAEVIPLLDDVVRGGVVDALGRTADALQDDNDALDAWAETVWGSVRTADGLDVAPLLEVPRAVRTRVIRRWLLGVGATEPKQRVIAAVDRLAMESGTGRAQVAIGGDPGVRTVVERGGQMLTVRLTER; encoded by the coding sequence ATGGATTCGACGCGTGCTGTGACGCGGGTGGTCGCGGACTTCGCGACCACCGTTCTCGACGACCCGCACGCCTCCGTCTGCGTCGCGCTCTCCGGCGGTGCGGACTCGCTCGCCCTCACGGCGACGGCCGTCCGCGCGGGACTCGACGTCACCGCGCTGGTCGTCGACCACGGTCTGCAGGAGGGTTCGGGCCACGTCGCGGCCCGAGCCGCCGAGTCGGCACGCGGACTCGGTGCCGCCGCCCGCGTGCTCGAGGTCAGGGTCGGGACCCGCGGGGGACTCGAGGCCGCGGCCCGGGATGCGCGATACGGGGTGCTCGACGCGGCCCGGGACGGTCGCCCGGTCCTCCTCGCGCACACCGCCGACGATCAGGCGGAGACGGTGTTGCTCGGACTCGCGCGCGGTTCGGGGGCGCGATCCATCGCGGGTATGCGTCCGTGGAAGGCGCCGTGGGGGCGTCCGCTCCTGAGAGTGCGCCGGGTGCAGACGCTGGCCGTGTGCACCGAACTCGGACTCGTCGTGCACCACGACCCGCACAATCGCGACCCGCGGTTCACCCGGGTGCGGTTGCGCGCCGAAGTGATACCGCTGCTCGACGACGTGGTCCGCGGCGGCGTCGTGGATGCGCTGGGCCGCACCGCAGACGCGCTGCAGGACGACAACGACGCCCTCGATGCCTGGGCGGAGACGGTGTGGGGAAGCGTCCGAACTGCCGACGGACTCGACGTCGCACCGCTGCTGGAGGTGCCGAGGGCGGTACGGACCAGGGTGATCCGTCGCTGGTTGCTCGGAGTGGGGGCGACCGAGCCGAAGCAACGGGTGATCGCCGCGGTCGACCGGCTCGCCATGGAATCCGGAACGGGGCGCGCCCAGGTGGCGATCGGCGGCGACCCGGGCGTGCGCACGGTCGTGGAACGTGGTGGTCAAATGCTGACGGTCCGCCTCACCGAGAGGTGA
- a CDS encoding zinc-dependent metalloprotease — protein sequence MSMAGTDSKAAVEPVGEHGSLSIGSQIDWPLAASTAKRLVRPGPKTTAYTYEAAQAELADAATRAEAPVREVTGLADGLRIPTTRILDRSGWIDAASVSMRSMLGSDAGVGSSGLAAKFGGVQAGGLLAFLSTAILGQYDPFTPDPETGEPGVLMVVTPNIINVERQLKVVPSDFRLWVCLHEVTHRVQFSANPWLRDYMQDNVAVLTSETGESTTEIVTRMTKALRGSEPREKGIIGAMQLLQSPQQFDAFQRMMVLGTLLEGHADHVMDAVGPDHVPSVARIRAAFDKRRKAPQNPVQRIIRALIGMDAKIAQYVRGKAFVDEVVETVGMERFNTVWTSPETMPLPDEIDTPQAWIRRVL from the coding sequence ATGAGCATGGCAGGAACCGACAGCAAGGCCGCGGTCGAGCCGGTGGGTGAGCACGGCAGTCTGAGCATCGGGTCGCAGATCGACTGGCCGCTCGCCGCGTCGACGGCGAAACGGCTCGTCCGGCCCGGCCCCAAGACCACGGCCTACACCTACGAAGCCGCGCAGGCCGAGCTCGCCGACGCGGCGACGCGCGCAGAGGCTCCGGTCCGCGAGGTCACCGGTCTCGCCGACGGACTCCGCATCCCGACGACCCGAATCCTCGACCGCTCGGGCTGGATCGACGCGGCCTCCGTCTCGATGCGATCGATGCTGGGGTCCGACGCCGGAGTGGGATCGTCCGGCCTCGCCGCCAAGTTCGGCGGTGTTCAGGCCGGGGGGCTGCTGGCCTTCCTCTCCACGGCCATCCTCGGCCAGTACGACCCGTTCACGCCGGACCCGGAGACCGGTGAACCCGGCGTGCTGATGGTCGTGACACCCAACATCATCAACGTCGAGCGTCAGCTCAAGGTGGTGCCGTCGGACTTCCGCCTGTGGGTGTGCCTACACGAGGTGACGCACCGTGTGCAGTTCTCGGCCAACCCGTGGCTGCGCGACTACATGCAGGACAACGTCGCCGTGCTCACCTCCGAGACCGGTGAGTCGACCACCGAGATCGTCACGCGGATGACCAAGGCGCTCAGGGGCTCCGAACCCCGCGAGAAGGGCATCATCGGCGCGATGCAGCTGCTGCAGAGCCCCCAGCAGTTCGACGCCTTCCAGCGGATGATGGTTCTCGGCACCCTGCTCGAGGGTCACGCCGACCACGTGATGGACGCCGTCGGCCCGGACCACGTCCCGTCCGTCGCCCGTATCCGCGCAGCCTTCGACAAGCGCCGCAAGGCTCCGCAGAACCCGGTCCAGCGCATCATCCGCGCTCTCATCGGCATGGACGCCAAGATCGCGCAGTACGTCCGCGGCAAGGCCTTCGTCGACGAGGTGGTCGAGACCGTCGGCATGGAACGGTTCAACACGGTGTGGACCTCGCCCGAGACGATGCCGCTGCCGGACGAGATCGACACGCCGCAGGCATGGATTCGACGCGTGCTGTGA
- the dacB gene encoding D-alanyl-D-alanine carboxypeptidase/D-alanyl-D-alanine endopeptidase, with amino-acid sequence MVLALVSTAAVVVALRLDSEAELPPGIPPQPAAISLDPQIDPVAATAPAPTPAGVSRAIAPALRNPALGVLSGMISDSLTGEVLWSRNPTRPRIPASNDKVLSAAAFLEAMPHDARLTTTVVAGSNGQVILKGAGDPTLTAQPADADTFYSEPARIADLAEQIKQAGIPVTSVAVDLSAFSGPTMDRTWDRRDIQGGDIAPIESLMVDGARLEPLDEYSPRSATPGIMAGEALAAALGVDAPVTEASAPAGDRVVAKVESAPLVTRVNDMLRYSDNVLAETLSVELAVHRGRPATLAAGVDAVEEVLSTTFPDQWTGTTLADASGISYANRTTPALLDAVMTAASGPSHPKLRPMLDGLPIAAGTGTLADRFPVATTPGAGWVRAKTGTLTGVSSLTGIVQTIDGRVLSFALMSGGTSPADARPALDAVVGQLRECGCR; translated from the coding sequence GTGGTCCTCGCGCTGGTATCGACCGCTGCGGTGGTCGTGGCACTCCGTCTCGACAGTGAGGCCGAGCTGCCGCCGGGGATCCCGCCGCAGCCCGCCGCGATCTCCCTCGACCCGCAGATCGACCCCGTCGCGGCCACCGCTCCGGCCCCGACGCCGGCCGGGGTGTCCCGGGCGATCGCCCCCGCTCTGCGGAATCCGGCGCTCGGCGTCCTGAGCGGCATGATCTCGGACTCGCTGACCGGCGAGGTGCTGTGGTCGCGCAACCCCACCCGTCCGCGCATCCCGGCGTCGAACGACAAGGTTCTCTCGGCCGCGGCCTTCCTCGAGGCCATGCCGCACGACGCGCGCCTGACCACGACGGTCGTCGCCGGGTCGAACGGACAGGTGATCCTCAAGGGCGCCGGCGATCCGACCCTGACGGCGCAGCCCGCCGATGCCGACACCTTCTACAGCGAACCCGCCCGGATCGCCGACCTCGCCGAGCAGATCAAACAGGCCGGCATCCCGGTCACCTCGGTGGCGGTGGACCTGAGCGCCTTCTCCGGCCCGACGATGGACCGGACCTGGGACCGCCGGGACATCCAGGGCGGCGACATCGCGCCGATCGAGTCGCTGATGGTCGACGGCGCCCGCCTCGAACCGCTCGACGAGTACTCGCCGCGGTCCGCGACGCCCGGGATCATGGCCGGTGAGGCACTGGCCGCGGCGCTCGGCGTCGACGCGCCGGTCACCGAGGCGTCCGCACCCGCCGGCGACCGCGTCGTGGCGAAGGTCGAGTCCGCACCGCTGGTGACCCGGGTCAACGACATGCTCCGCTACAGCGACAACGTGCTCGCCGAGACGCTGTCGGTCGAACTGGCGGTGCATCGCGGCAGACCCGCGACCCTCGCCGCCGGTGTCGACGCGGTCGAGGAGGTCCTGTCGACCACCTTCCCGGATCAGTGGACGGGCACCACGCTGGCCGACGCCTCGGGCATCTCCTACGCCAACCGCACGACGCCCGCGCTGCTCGACGCGGTGATGACCGCGGCGAGCGGACCCTCGCATCCCAAGCTGCGACCGATGCTCGACGGTTTGCCGATCGCCGCCGGTACGGGCACCCTCGCCGACCGTTTCCCGGTCGCCACCACACCCGGTGCCGGATGGGTGCGCGCGAAGACCGGAACACTCACCGGCGTCAGTTCGTTGACGGGCATAGTCCAAACGATCGATGGCCGCGTGCTGTCGTTCGCCCTCATGTCCGGCGGCACCTCGCCGGCGGACGCGAGACCCGCCCTGGACGCCGTGGTGGGTCAACTCAGAGAGTGCGGGTGCCGATGA
- a CDS encoding inorganic diphosphatase, with protein sequence MEFDVTIEIPKGGRNKYEVDHETGKVYLDRYLYTSMGYPADYGYIDGTLGEDGDPLDAMVLLPESVFPGIIVRARIVGMYTMTDEAGGDDKLLCVPAGDVRWDHIKDISDVSEYELGPISHFFEHYKDLEPGKEVQPGGWVGREAAEKVAQEAIDRLAAHPHEANEPSRG encoded by the coding sequence GTGGAATTCGATGTGACCATCGAGATCCCCAAAGGTGGCCGAAACAAGTACGAGGTCGACCACGAGACGGGGAAGGTCTACCTCGACCGCTACCTGTACACCTCGATGGGCTACCCGGCCGACTACGGCTACATCGACGGCACCCTCGGCGAGGACGGTGACCCGCTCGACGCGATGGTCCTGCTGCCCGAGTCGGTCTTTCCCGGCATCATCGTGCGCGCCCGCATCGTCGGCATGTACACGATGACCGACGAGGCCGGCGGCGACGACAAGCTGCTGTGCGTGCCTGCCGGTGACGTGCGCTGGGACCACATCAAGGACATCTCCGACGTGTCGGAGTACGAGCTGGGTCCGATCTCGCACTTCTTCGAGCACTACAAGGACCTCGAGCCCGGCAAGGAGGTCCAGCCGGGCGGTTGGGTCGGCCGCGAAGCTGCCGAGAAGGTCGCCCAGGAGGCCATCGACCGTCTCGCCGCTCACCCCCACGAGGCCAACGAGCCCTCGCGCGGCTGA
- a CDS encoding aminotransferase class V-fold PLP-dependent enzyme, with product MTAVLSAPVTSVRPASAAVSAIADRAPVIPALASVVGADAQVPVAAGFSVRYANLDYAASAPALASVAAQVAGTLGEYASVHRGAGHLSQVTTRRYEAARETVRDFVRGRVGDTVVFTRNTTDAINLAAHITPGDVVVLDIEHHANLLPWCAPKDGGNRARVVTACDTIEDTLVAIEAELASKPASLLAVTAASNVTGEVLPIGRLASIAHRHGARILVDAAQLVAHRPISIVSHGIDYLAFSGHKAYAPFGAGVLIGRSDWFDAADPYLAGGGATADVELGGEESSAGTTWHTGAARHEAGSPNVLGAVSIAEACTALAELGPEAIGLHELRLCERLDAGLSRIGGVRPLQIFTDSTDRVGIAGFTVDGFAPRAVAEYLSSEHGIGVRDGKFCAHPLLKRLGHPEGAVRASFGAGTTSDDVDRLLDALGTLCATTTTDRPELDEGYPA from the coding sequence ATGACTGCTGTGCTCTCGGCACCCGTCACCTCTGTCCGTCCGGCCAGTGCCGCGGTGTCCGCCATCGCGGACCGGGCGCCCGTCATCCCCGCGCTCGCATCGGTGGTCGGTGCGGATGCGCAGGTTCCCGTCGCCGCCGGATTCAGCGTCCGGTACGCCAATCTCGACTACGCGGCGAGCGCCCCGGCGCTGGCGTCGGTGGCCGCGCAGGTCGCCGGCACCCTCGGCGAGTACGCGAGCGTGCACCGCGGTGCAGGTCACCTCTCGCAGGTCACCACCCGCCGCTACGAGGCCGCCCGCGAGACCGTGCGCGATTTCGTCCGCGGCCGCGTCGGCGACACCGTCGTCTTCACCCGCAACACCACCGACGCGATCAACCTCGCCGCCCACATCACGCCCGGCGACGTCGTGGTCCTCGACATCGAGCACCACGCCAACCTGCTGCCGTGGTGCGCACCGAAGGACGGTGGAAACCGGGCCCGCGTCGTCACCGCCTGCGACACCATCGAGGACACCCTGGTGGCGATCGAGGCCGAACTCGCGTCGAAACCGGCGTCGCTTCTCGCGGTGACCGCCGCGTCGAACGTCACCGGCGAGGTCCTGCCGATCGGTCGGCTGGCCTCGATCGCCCACCGCCACGGCGCACGCATCCTGGTCGACGCGGCGCAGCTCGTCGCGCATCGCCCCATCTCGATCGTCAGCCACGGCATCGACTACCTCGCCTTCTCCGGACACAAGGCCTACGCACCCTTCGGTGCCGGCGTCCTGATCGGACGTTCCGATTGGTTCGACGCCGCCGACCCGTACCTCGCCGGCGGGGGAGCGACCGCCGACGTCGAGCTGGGTGGCGAGGAGAGTTCGGCCGGGACCACCTGGCACACCGGCGCCGCCCGCCACGAGGCCGGCTCGCCGAACGTGCTCGGCGCCGTGTCGATCGCCGAGGCGTGCACCGCGCTCGCCGAGCTGGGGCCGGAGGCCATCGGCCTCCACGAACTCCGGCTCTGCGAACGGCTCGACGCCGGCCTCTCCCGCATCGGCGGCGTACGTCCCCTGCAGATCTTCACCGACTCGACCGACCGCGTCGGCATCGCCGGCTTCACCGTCGACGGCTTCGCCCCGCGGGCTGTGGCCGAATACCTGAGCAGCGAGCACGGAATCGGGGTGCGGGACGGCAAGTTCTGCGCCCACCCGCTGCTCAAGCGACTCGGTCATCCCGAAGGGGCCGTCCGCGCGAGCTTCGGTGCGGGCACCACCTCTGACGACGTCGACCGCCTGCTCGACGCGCTCGGCACGCTCTGCGCCACCACGACCACCGACCGACCCGAACTCGACGAGGGGTACCCCGCATGA
- a CDS encoding isochorismate synthase, with protein sequence MLSRPHGTVRGEGVVRSFTDVDGASAALREGEVESLTGAIPFDVRDPAALVAPARLRTGEPPLPGTGPLSRRAISTVLHPDAEEHRERVAHAVKRIVAGHVGKVVLARSVDLVLDEPVRPAEFVDALAGGNAGHNAFGVDVGAATGSGTWLIGASPEVLLRKSGSTVTCHPYAGSAPRSADPAVDRATADELLSSAKDLAEHAFVVDHLRERLGLLCDDIDAPTAPKLESTGEVWHLATPIRATLRDPATTALDLALLLGPTPAVCGTPSDVAAQIIRDVEGDRGFYAGAVGWCDAAGDGEWMVTIRCAELAADGRSLRTWAGGGIVEHSDPQAELDETAFKLRTVLNALGIRTI encoded by the coding sequence GTGTTGTCGCGTCCGCACGGCACCGTGCGGGGCGAAGGGGTGGTCCGGTCGTTCACCGACGTCGACGGGGCGTCCGCCGCGCTACGGGAGGGCGAGGTCGAGTCGCTGACCGGCGCGATTCCCTTCGATGTCCGCGACCCGGCGGCACTGGTCGCCCCCGCACGACTCCGGACCGGCGAGCCACCGCTGCCCGGGACCGGCCCGTTGTCGCGGCGAGCGATCTCGACCGTGCTCCACCCCGACGCCGAGGAGCACCGCGAACGTGTCGCGCACGCGGTGAAGCGCATCGTCGCGGGCCACGTCGGAAAAGTGGTGCTCGCGCGCAGCGTCGACCTCGTGCTCGACGAGCCGGTTCGGCCGGCCGAGTTCGTCGACGCCCTGGCCGGCGGCAATGCCGGACACAACGCCTTCGGCGTGGATGTCGGCGCCGCAACAGGTTCGGGCACGTGGCTGATCGGCGCAAGTCCCGAGGTACTGCTCCGGAAGTCGGGTTCGACGGTGACCTGTCACCCCTACGCGGGTTCGGCCCCACGGTCCGCCGACCCCGCCGTCGACCGTGCAACCGCCGACGAATTGCTGTCTTCGGCAAAGGATCTCGCGGAACATGCGTTCGTCGTCGACCATCTGCGTGAACGCCTGGGACTCCTCTGCGACGACATCGACGCGCCTACGGCGCCGAAGCTCGAGTCGACCGGCGAGGTCTGGCATCTCGCCACCCCGATCCGCGCGACGCTCCGCGATCCGGCGACCACCGCCCTCGACCTCGCACTGCTCCTCGGCCCCACCCCCGCGGTGTGCGGAACACCGAGTGACGTTGCCGCACAGATCATCCGCGACGTCGAGGGTGACCGCGGCTTCTACGCCGGCGCGGTCGGCTGGTGCGACGCCGCCGGCGACGGCGAATGGATGGTGACCATCCGCTGCGCCGAACTCGCCGCCGATGGTCGGAGCCTGCGCACCTGGGCGGGCGGCGGCATCGTCGAACACTCCGACCCGCAGGCGGAGCTGGACGAGACCGCGTTCAAACTGCGGACCGTCCTGAACGCGCTGGGGATCCGCACGATCTGA
- a CDS encoding O-succinylhomoserine sulfhydrylase translates to MSPDLSVGYELPEGLSPDTIAVRGGLARSGFHETAEALYLTSGYVYDSAEAAERAFTGEDQRFVYSRYGNPTVHMFQERLRRLEGAEACFATASGMAAVFVALGALLKAGDRLVAARSLFGSCFVVCNEILPRWGVETEFVDGEDLEQWERALSKPTTAVFFETPSNPMQTLVDVAKVSELAHAAGAKVVLDNVFATPLLQRGLDLGADVIVYSGTKHIDGQGRVMGGAVLGAKEYIEGPVQQLMRHTGPALSPFNAWTLVKGLETMRLRVDASVSSALRIAEFLEADPRVRWVKYPFLQSHPQFELAKSQMSGGGTVVTFELNDHDGIDGKKRAFEVLNALKVIDISNNLGDSKSLITHPATTTHRAMGPEGRAAIGLSDSVVRLSVGLEGIDDLLADLDQALG, encoded by the coding sequence GTGAGTCCTGATCTGTCCGTGGGATATGAACTGCCGGAAGGTCTTTCGCCCGACACCATCGCCGTCCGCGGTGGCCTCGCCCGCTCCGGTTTCCACGAGACCGCCGAGGCGCTGTACCTGACCAGCGGTTACGTCTACGACTCCGCCGAGGCCGCCGAGCGCGCCTTCACCGGCGAGGACCAGCGGTTCGTCTACTCCCGGTACGGCAACCCGACGGTCCACATGTTCCAGGAGCGGCTGCGCCGGCTCGAAGGTGCCGAGGCCTGCTTCGCGACCGCCAGCGGCATGGCCGCGGTGTTCGTGGCGCTCGGTGCGCTGCTCAAGGCCGGTGACCGGCTCGTCGCCGCCCGCAGCCTGTTCGGCTCGTGCTTCGTCGTGTGCAACGAGATCCTGCCGCGCTGGGGCGTCGAGACCGAGTTCGTCGACGGCGAGGATCTCGAACAGTGGGAGCGGGCGCTGTCCAAGCCCACCACCGCGGTCTTCTTCGAGACCCCGTCCAACCCGATGCAGACGCTCGTCGACGTTGCCAAGGTTTCTGAGCTGGCTCACGCCGCGGGTGCGAAGGTGGTGCTGGACAACGTCTTCGCCACCCCGCTGCTGCAGCGCGGCCTGGATCTCGGCGCCGACGTCATCGTCTACTCGGGCACCAAGCACATCGACGGCCAGGGGCGCGTCATGGGCGGTGCCGTCCTCGGCGCCAAGGAGTACATCGAGGGCCCGGTGCAGCAGCTGATGCGCCACACCGGCCCGGCGCTGAGCCCGTTCAACGCCTGGACGCTGGTCAAGGGTCTGGAGACGATGCGCCTGCGCGTCGACGCCTCGGTGTCCTCGGCCCTGCGCATCGCCGAGTTCCTGGAAGCCGACCCGCGCGTACGCTGGGTCAAATACCCGTTCCTGCAGTCACATCCGCAGTTCGAGCTGGCCAAGAGTCAGATGTCCGGTGGCGGGACCGTGGTGACCTTCGAGCTCAACGACCACGACGGCATCGACGGCAAGAAGCGCGCCTTCGAGGTCCTCAACGCGCTGAAGGTCATCGACATCTCCAACAACCTCGGCGATTCCAAGTCGCTGATCACCCACCCGGCCACCACCACGCACCGCGCGATGGGGCCCGAAGGACGCGCCGCGATCGGTCTCAGCGACTCCGTCGTCCGTCTCTCGGTCGGCCTCGAGGGCATCGACGACCTGCTCGCGGATCTGGATCAGGCGCTCGGCTGA
- a CDS encoding rhodanese-like domain-containing protein yields the protein MTYAGDLTPREAWEKLENNPDAVLVDCRTQAEWSFVGVPDLEILGKRTIFAEWTTFPEGRRNEQFVDQLRSAGVTDDHEVIFLCRSGHRSIGAAEAATADGIGKAYNVVDGFEGALDENDHRGASGWRAENLPWRQS from the coding sequence ATGACCTATGCCGGCGACCTGACCCCGCGAGAAGCGTGGGAGAAGCTCGAGAACAACCCCGACGCGGTCCTCGTCGACTGTCGGACGCAGGCCGAATGGTCCTTCGTCGGTGTCCCCGACCTCGAGATACTGGGCAAACGCACGATCTTCGCCGAATGGACGACGTTCCCCGAAGGTCGTCGCAACGAGCAGTTCGTCGACCAGTTGCGCAGCGCCGGGGTCACCGACGACCACGAGGTCATCTTTCTCTGCCGCTCCGGGCACCGATCGATCGGTGCGGCCGAGGCGGCGACCGCCGACGGAATCGGCAAAGCCTACAACGTGGTCGACGGGTTCGAGGGTGCCCTCGACGAGAACGACCATCGAGGTGCGTCTGGATGGCGCGCCGAAAATCTGCCGTGGAGGCAATCGTGA
- a CDS encoding DUF4878 domain-containing protein — translation MAKAAGGGPDKPSGKGAAARNTSRGAAPAKKPALGKAASNDNVDAALVEEGPPNWKNAWPFFVAAGLVGLFVLGIVLSNISRPPEDRVSADALVQYAINDQYTARNGPNYAEYRANTCDADLNKVEFVSEARFLAENQASLDANGPIEIPEITDLVVDGDRATAKVHWHYKDKPDDKQVVDTTVVRENGEWKVCSS, via the coding sequence ATGGCCAAAGCTGCAGGCGGGGGCCCCGACAAGCCCTCCGGTAAGGGCGCCGCAGCCCGGAACACCTCCCGGGGCGCCGCGCCCGCGAAGAAGCCTGCCCTCGGCAAGGCCGCGTCGAACGACAACGTCGACGCCGCCCTCGTCGAGGAGGGACCACCGAACTGGAAGAACGCGTGGCCGTTCTTCGTGGCGGCGGGTCTGGTCGGGCTGTTCGTGCTGGGGATCGTGCTCTCGAACATCTCGCGGCCACCTGAGGACCGCGTCAGCGCCGACGCGCTGGTCCAGTACGCGATCAACGACCAGTACACGGCCCGCAACGGCCCGAACTACGCCGAGTACCGCGCGAACACCTGCGATGCGGACCTGAACAAGGTCGAGTTCGTCTCTGAGGCCCGATTCCTGGCCGAGAACCAGGCGTCGCTGGATGCGAACGGCCCCATCGAGATCCCCGAGATCACCGATCTGGTGGTCGACGGTGACCGGGCGACCGCGAAGGTCCATTGGCACTATAAGGACAAGCCCGATGACAAGCAGGTCGTGGATACGACCGTGGTGCGCGAGAACGGCGAATGGAAGGTGTGCTCCTCATGA
- a CDS encoding ABC transporter substrate-binding protein — protein sequence MRLLSHRLSGIALAATVAALVVSSCAAPEEKVADDSASVPTPETGSIPVTVQQAYAPAVVEKAPTRIAALGVGDGDTLLALGVMPTTIAPFADPDQATAPWNAELIGNAQPVVLANTSAALGNEIPKALATSPDLITAVGADPTRDQFDLLSKTAPTILRPAQYKPWQVPWKAQTIQIGTAIGQPDLARRKVGETEAFLAGIRSENPQFAGKTAVVVTASPTGGVSVYGPEDGRAQTVAGYGLTFPPALRDAITSGFYGELPAESLDRLDAADIVVAVDWEGSNDKLRANPAFTRLEAARSGRVVYLPQEVGSAMSVPTVLTIPWVADRAVAPIAEAAGSR from the coding sequence ATGCGTCTGCTTTCCCATCGACTGTCCGGAATCGCGCTCGCGGCGACCGTGGCGGCCCTCGTGGTGAGCTCCTGCGCCGCTCCCGAGGAGAAGGTCGCCGACGATTCGGCGTCCGTCCCGACCCCCGAGACCGGCTCGATTCCCGTCACCGTGCAGCAGGCCTACGCGCCCGCGGTCGTCGAGAAGGCACCCACGCGGATCGCCGCGCTGGGAGTGGGCGACGGCGACACCCTGCTCGCCCTCGGCGTCATGCCGACGACGATCGCCCCGTTCGCCGATCCCGACCAGGCGACCGCGCCGTGGAACGCCGAGCTGATCGGCAACGCGCAACCGGTGGTCCTCGCCAACACCTCGGCGGCTCTCGGCAACGAGATCCCCAAGGCGCTCGCCACCAGCCCGGATCTGATCACCGCCGTGGGCGCCGACCCCACCCGCGACCAGTTCGACCTGCTCAGCAAGACCGCACCCACAATCCTCCGGCCCGCCCAGTACAAGCCCTGGCAGGTGCCGTGGAAGGCGCAGACGATCCAGATCGGCACCGCAATCGGGCAACCCGACCTCGCCCGGCGCAAGGTCGGCGAGACCGAGGCCTTCCTCGCGGGCATCCGGTCGGAGAACCCGCAGTTCGCCGGCAAGACCGCCGTCGTGGTGACCGCGAGCCCGACCGGCGGGGTCTCGGTGTACGGGCCCGAGGACGGCCGCGCCCAAACCGTCGCCGGCTACGGCCTCACCTTCCCACCCGCTCTCCGGGACGCGATCACCAGCGGGTTCTACGGCGAACTGCCCGCTGAGAGCCTCGACCGGCTCGACGCGGCCGACATCGTCGTCGCCGTCGACTGGGAGGGCTCGAACGACAAGCTGCGGGCCAACCCCGCGTTCACCCGGCTCGAGGCGGCTCGATCCGGACGTGTCGTCTATCTGCCCCAGGAGGTCGGCAGCGCCATGTCCGTGCCGACCGTGCTGACGATCCCGTGGGTGGCCGATCGAGCCGTCGCGCCCATCGCCGAAGCGGCCGGCTCACGCTGA